A genomic region of Metopolophium dirhodum isolate CAU chromosome 1, ASM1992520v1, whole genome shotgun sequence contains the following coding sequences:
- the LOC132933901 gene encoding retinal rod rhodopsin-sensitive cGMP 3',5'-cyclic phosphodiesterase subunit delta-like produces MQLKSEHGSSGFHINWINMIDNDTGVVLWYTNQNYALPGIEHEAIMPRKVLDCRAMTRTISFSSEHRINHLKLKHKEFLQGCCIEEWDSEFGTVLAETAETWETIFMPREGSTSSSANVLSGNLLIETNFYDGDKLITTSNILIFYE; encoded by the exons ATGCAACTAAAATCTGAGCACGGTTCAAGTGGATTCCATAT taACTGGATCAATATGATAGACAACGATACGGGAGTAGTATTGTGGTATACCAATCAAAACTA cgCGCTGCCTGGTATAGAACACGAGGCCATAATGCCTAGAAAAGTACTCGATTGCAGAGCTATGACCAGAACCATAAGCTTCTCATCCGAGCATCGAATAAATCATCTTAAGTTAAAACACAAGGAGTTTTTACAG ggTTGTTGCATTGAAGAGTGGGATTCTGAATTCGGTACTGTCTTAGCCGAAACAGCTGAAACTTGGGAAACAATTTTTATGCCTAGAGAAGGAAGTACATCGTCATCTGCAAATGTTTTGAG tggTAATTTGTTGATAGAAACAAATTTCTATGATGGCGATAAATTGATAACAACATCAAACATCTTAATCTTTTATGAATAA